A genomic window from Solanum dulcamara chromosome 11, daSolDulc1.2, whole genome shotgun sequence includes:
- the LOC129874209 gene encoding internal alternative NAD(P)H-ubiquinone oxidoreductase A1, mitochondrial-like: MALVRAARSSLRRSGGAIGNYACERNIFCEGISPLRHPAPVLENDVTGFNSSYVPSTQMINQLSFGIRGMKFTPQYQFSHAQAQTVGGSDSKNERSSYPSLEATKQGEKPRVVVLGSGWAACRFLKGLDTSMYDVVCIAPRNHMVFTPLLASTCVGTLEFRSVAEPVTQIQKALAKDPNSYFFLASCTGVDADKHEVYCETVGDRGVSHEPYRFKVAYDKLVIASGAEPLTFGIKGVEEHAFFLREVQNAQEIRKKLLMNLMVSETPGISEEEKERLLHCVVIGGGPTGVEFSGELSDFIMRDVRERYAHVKNYIHVTLIEANEILSSFDVGLREYATKHLTKVGVRLVRGVVKEVHPDKIVLSDGSDVPYGLLIWSTGVGPSKFVKSLDIPKSPCGRVGIDEWLRVPSVEDVFAIGDCAGFLEQTGKPVLPALAQVAERQGKYLVKLFTDIGKQNGGKALSAKDITLGDPFAYRHLGSMATVGRYKALVDLRQAKGEKGVSFAGFTSWFIWRSAYLTRVISWRNRFYVAMNWGTTLIFGRDNTKIG, from the exons ATGGCATTGGTAAGGGCTGCAAGGAGTAGCTTAAGGCGTTCCGGAGGTGCAATTGGCAACTATGCATGTGAGAGAAATATATTCTGTGAAGGCATTTCACCATTGAGGCATCCTGCGCCAGTTCTTGAAAATGATGTAACAGGTTTCAATTCGTCATACGTTCCAAGTACGCAGATGATAAATCAATTAAGTTTCGGGATCAGAGGAATGAAGTTTACCCCTCAATATCAGTTTTCACATGCACAAGCTCAAACAGTTGGGGGTTCTGATTCAAAGAATGAAAGATCCAGTTATCCAAGTCTTGAAGCAACGAAACAGGGCGAAAAGCCTAGAGTAGTTGTTCTTGGCTCTGGTTGGGCCGCTTGCAGATTCCTCAAAGGACTAGACACTAGTATGTATGATGTTGTTTGTATAGCACCAAGAAACCATATGGTCTTTACACCTTTGCTTGCATCTACTTGTGTTGGAACATTGGAATTCCGATCAGTTGCTGAACCAGTTACCCAGATACAGAAAGCACTGGCAAAGGatccaaattcatatttctTCCTAGCATCCTGCACTGGTGTTGACGCTGATAAACATGAA GTGTACTGTGAAACGGTTGGAGATCGTGGAGTCTCTCATGAGCCTTACAGATTTAAGGTTGCATATGACAAGCTTGTCATTGCTTCTGGAGCTGAACCTTTGACCTTTGGCATAAAGGGGGTGGAGGAACACGCCTTCTTTCTCCGTGAAGTACAGAATGCCCAAGAAATCAGGAAGAAGCTTCTTATGAACTTGATGGTGTCAGAAACTCCAG GCATTtctgaagaagagaaagagcGCTTGTTGCACTGTGTTGTGATTGGAGGTGGCCCTACAGGGGTTGAATTCAGTGGGGAGCTCAGTGATTTTATCATGAGAGATGTACGCGAGCGTTATGCTCATGTCAAAAACTACATTCATGTAACCCTCATTGAG GCTAATGAGATTTTATCTTCATTTGATGTTGGATTGCGGGAATATGCGACAAAGCATTTGACCAAG GTTGGTGTCCGCCTTGTTCGAGGTGTTGTAAAAGAAGTACATCCAGATAAAATAGTTCTCAGCGATGGAAGTGATGTTCCATatggccttctcatttggtctACTGGAGTTGGTCCTTCCAAATTTGTTAAATCACTAGATATTCCCAAGTCTCCTTGTGGAAG GGTTGGAATCGATGAATGGTTGCGAGTTCCTTCTGTAGAAGATGTGTTTGCAATTGGAGATTGTGCTGGTTTTCTTGAACAGACTGGAAAGCCGGTGCTTCCGGCTCTTGCTCAG GTTGCTGAAAGGCAAGGGAAGTATCTTGTTAAATTGTTCACCGACATTGGGAAACAGAATGGAGGCAAAGCTCTGTCTGCCAAAGACATCACTCTAGGAGATCCATTTGCTTACAGGCATCTTGGAAGTATGGCAACTGTGGGGCGTTACAAGGCTCTCGTTGATCTCCGTCAAGCTAAG GGTGAGAAGGGCGTCTCATTTGCAGGCTTCACGAGCTGGTTTATTTGGCGCTCTGCATATCTGACTCGAGTTATCAGCTGGAGGAACAGGTTTTATGTGGCTATGAACTGGGGAACAACGTTAATCTTCGGCAGAGACAATACTAAGATAGGATAA